Within the Fibrobacter sp. UWR4 genome, the region GAACAATCGGCCGAGAAAACGACTTGGATTTCTCACCCCATTAGAGTATATTTCTAGGCAAGTTAAACAAATTTACTTGGCGACTTAAATTCGCCAATAGAAAAAATAAAATCTTTAGGTTGGAATGTTAAGGGTGATATGAAGGATAAGATATTAACTTGCATTTCACATTTGTTTCAAGAAAAAAAATCTAAATGACTAAAAATTTCGACCTATTCCTTTATACTTGCGATTACGAGTACATCGTAATATTCTTGGTTATTTTAATTCTTTTCATTATTGGACTAAAAAAGAAAGATCTGAAATCAGAGAATCGATTTACATTTTCACTAGACAAGAACATTTCCTCCGCATTAAAGGGCATTTCATGTCTAATGATTTTACTAGGTCATTTTGCCCAAATGCAATTGGATTACACAATAGGCGATCCAAAATCTTTAAACTCTATAGTTTCTTGGACATTACCAAATATTGCGTTAGCTTGGTTCATGTTTATTTCAGGATATGGCCTAACAAAAAAAAATCAAGACCCAAATAGTCTCAAAAAAGAGTGCCTGTCTAGAAATCTTAAGGTTTTTCTACCAATGATTGCAACCTTTTGCATTTCACTGATTTTGTACGTAATTCTCCCAATCAAATTCAACAACCAAGAAATCTCTTTTTACCATATTCCTGACGAAGCTGTCCTAATAAAGCGGTTCTGCATCACAGACATTCCTTACATTTTACTCGGCTCTATTAGGTGGTACTGGTACGTTTGGTGTATCATAATATTCTATACAATTTATTACACATCGATTTACATATCCACTCATATTTTCAGTGGAAAAAAAGCTTCCTGGACGCTACTTTTTTTGCTAGTTCTATACTATATAGCAGCATTCAACATTCTCGGCCAATCCCTCGCCCACTACTACCGTTTAACCTGGGCGTTCTTTCTCGGTCATATATTCGCTCAATGGAGAAACCTGCCAATATGCCCGAAATGGGCAATGATACTGATATCTTTAAGTTCATTCATATTCGAAAATTCTCATATGATAATTAGTTTTGTATTAGCAGTAGCGTCCCTTGCTCTCTGCTCAGCAATAAACAAACATTTTGACTTTAAAGGAAAACACTTGCTATTCCTAGGATCGATCAGCTATTTCTACTATTTGTGTCATCGACGAATTTCATGGATCATCCTTTGTTACCTCGGTATTCATGACGTTCTGTGTTGGACAGTTTTTTCAATAGTCACAGCTTGGTTGATTTACATTGTATACAACAAAACCGTAAAAAAATTTCTTTAACATTTTTAGGAAGATAATGAAACCTTGTATTTTTGAAATAAACTTCAGCAATGTCGGAAGCACAGGCGGTATAATGCTACAAATAGCTGATACCGCACAAAAACAAGGTTACAACGTCACAAATTGTTGTCCCGACAGCAGAACGAACCGTTTGAAAAAACGTTCTGATACATGGCTTATGGGCAATCGAATATCTAGAAATATTCATGTTTGTTTCAGAAAAATATTTGGATTAACAGGATTATTTTCATTCTGCGCTACTCTAAAACTAATAAGAAAAATGAAGTTGCAAAAGTGTTCTTTGGTACACTTACATAACATACACGGAGACTTTCTAAACCTACCGCTTCTATTTCGATATATCAAAAGCAACAACATTCCCGTTATTTGGACACTTCATGACTGCTGGGCATTTACCGGTCGATGCCCGTACTTTGAATTGACTAAATGTCAAAAATGGAAAACAGGATGTAACAAATGTCCTTATTCAAAGAACTTGTATCCAGAATCAAAAATTGATGCAACACACTTTATGTGGAAAAAAAAGAAAAAATGGTTTACAGGATTAAAAAACTGCACCATTGTGACACCATCGGAATGGCTCGCCTCTCTAGTAAAAAAATCATTTTTGCGAGATTATTCAGTAAAGGTTATAAACAACGGAATTGATCTAAATATATTCAAGCCTGTAGAGTCCGATTTCCGTTTAAAGCATCGTTTATTAGAAAAAAAAATCATTTTGGGAGTAGCATTTGGATGGGGTTATCGTAAAGGACTTGATGTATTCATAGAACTTTCCAAGCGCCTACCTAAAGAGTACCAAATTATTTTGGTAGGAACAAATCCTGATTTGGACAACATTCTTCCAAAAAACATTCTTTCAATAAATAGAACACACAATCGTGAGGAGCTTGCAGACATATATTCAGCCGCAGACGTCCTTGTAAATCCTACGAGAGAAGAAAATTATCCTACCGTAAATATGGAAAGCATTGCCTGCGGTACTCCCGTAATAACATTTAAAACCGGAGGAAGTCCAGAAATTGTTGACGAAAAATCCGGATCAGTAGTAAATTATAACGATATAGATTCTTTAGAAAAAGAAATCATTCGAATTTGCACAACAAACCCATATACAAAAGAGAAGTGTTTAAGCCGAGCGAACTCTTTTGATATGAAATCAAGATTTGAAGAATATATTAACTTGTACAACGATGTACTAAAAATTGATTGACGCCATGTACTGTCTTAAAAAGAATACTGTATTAGACCACGTAGCTGTGTTTTTCATTCTCTGGACATCAGGTTCAGTATCCGGATTCATGCTAAACGCATCTATACTTGTACCTTTATTTTTGATTTTTTCCGTGTATTATTTTTTTAGCAGAAAGCGAAAATTTGAAAAGAACGCATTCGTTGCGTACTTGTTTTACATCATCATCCTTCTAGCAAGCTATTTTTTTGTAGGAAAAACACATTCACCTAGTGACATGAACATTTTCTCTGTTTACTTAATGTTAGCAACAGGAGCTTTACTCACATTTCAATCAATAAATTTCGAATCCCTTAAGCATGCATTTCTAAACGTGGTCACGGTCATCGCCACAACTGGACTTGCTTTATTTTTATTACATTCATTAGATCTACTACCAACAGTTCATGTCTACAAGCACGGATCCTCTATTCCGTACATGATGTTTGCATTCAACAACTTCGGATGGTTCAACTCATTCAATCGCTTGGCAGGTCCTTATTGGGAACCAGGAGCATTTCAAATAATACTGAACTACACATTGCTGATTTTTTTTGAAGATTTATCCAAACTGAGACTTGCCAAAAATGATGCTTTAAAATTATTGATTATCGTATTTGCTGTTATTATGACAAAATCAACTA harbors:
- a CDS encoding glycosyltransferase, yielding MKPCIFEINFSNVGSTGGIMLQIADTAQKQGYNVTNCCPDSRTNRLKKRSDTWLMGNRISRNIHVCFRKIFGLTGLFSFCATLKLIRKMKLQKCSLVHLHNIHGDFLNLPLLFRYIKSNNIPVIWTLHDCWAFTGRCPYFELTKCQKWKTGCNKCPYSKNLYPESKIDATHFMWKKKKKWFTGLKNCTIVTPSEWLASLVKKSFLRDYSVKVINNGIDLNIFKPVESDFRLKHRLLEKKIILGVAFGWGYRKGLDVFIELSKRLPKEYQIILVGTNPDLDNILPKNILSINRTHNREELADIYSAADVLVNPTREENYPTVNMESIACGTPVITFKTGGSPEIVDEKSGSVVNYNDIDSLEKEIIRICTTNPYTKEKCLSRANSFDMKSRFEEYINLYNDVLKID
- a CDS encoding acyltransferase; the encoded protein is MTKNFDLFLYTCDYEYIVIFLVILILFIIGLKKKDLKSENRFTFSLDKNISSALKGISCLMILLGHFAQMQLDYTIGDPKSLNSIVSWTLPNIALAWFMFISGYGLTKKNQDPNSLKKECLSRNLKVFLPMIATFCISLILYVILPIKFNNQEISFYHIPDEAVLIKRFCITDIPYILLGSIRWYWYVWCIIIFYTIYYTSIYISTHIFSGKKASWTLLFLLVLYYIAAFNILGQSLAHYYRLTWAFFLGHIFAQWRNLPICPKWAMILISLSSFIFENSHMIISFVLAVASLALCSAINKHFDFKGKHLLFLGSISYFYYLCHRRISWIILCYLGIHDVLCWTVFSIVTAWLIYIVYNKTVKKFL